Proteins encoded in a region of the Prochlorococcus marinus CUG1416 genome:
- the hemE gene encoding uroporphyrinogen decarboxylase, which produces MGHDLPLLLSAALGQKVNRPPVWMMRQAGRYMKIYRDLRERYPSFRERSENPELSYEISMQPFHAFKPDGVILFSDILTPLPGMGINFEIIESKGPIIEDPIRNLNQIENLKELNPSESLSFVGQVLSSLKKDVNNEATVLGFVGAPWTLAAYVVEGKSSKNYSLIKSMAFKEPDLLHKLLDHFAKSIGEYLKYQIKSGAQVVQIFDSWAGQLSPQDYDIFAGPYQKKVVDIVKAEYPETPVILYISGSAGVIERMAKTGVDIISLDWTVDIEEASKRIPSGIGIQGNVDPGILFGNKESIKERIDNTFNKIKDRKYILNLGHGILPGTPEENAQTFFEYGKKLTY; this is translated from the coding sequence ATGGGTCATGATTTACCACTACTACTTTCTGCCGCATTAGGTCAAAAAGTAAATAGGCCTCCAGTATGGATGATGAGGCAAGCAGGACGATATATGAAAATCTATAGAGATTTAAGGGAGCGTTACCCAAGCTTTAGAGAGAGGTCTGAGAATCCAGAACTATCATATGAGATTTCAATGCAGCCTTTTCATGCTTTCAAACCGGATGGTGTTATCCTTTTTTCAGATATTCTCACACCTCTGCCAGGGATGGGCATAAATTTTGAAATAATAGAAAGTAAAGGTCCAATAATTGAGGACCCAATAAGAAATCTTAACCAGATAGAAAATTTAAAAGAATTAAATCCAAGTGAGAGTTTAAGTTTTGTTGGGCAAGTTCTTTCTTCACTAAAAAAAGATGTGAATAATGAGGCAACAGTTTTAGGTTTTGTTGGCGCACCTTGGACTCTTGCTGCATATGTAGTTGAAGGTAAAAGCAGTAAAAATTATTCTTTAATAAAATCAATGGCTTTTAAAGAACCAGATTTACTTCATAAACTTCTTGATCATTTTGCAAAATCTATTGGTGAATATCTTAAATATCAAATAAAATCTGGAGCGCAAGTAGTACAAATTTTTGATTCATGGGCAGGCCAACTAAGCCCACAAGATTACGATATTTTTGCTGGGCCTTATCAAAAAAAAGTTGTTGACATTGTAAAAGCGGAATACCCTGAAACACCAGTAATTCTTTACATTTCAGGAAGTGCTGGAGTAATAGAAAGAATGGCAAAAACTGGCGTAGATATAATTTCATTAGACTGGACAGTAGATATTGAAGAGGCTTCTAAAAGAATCCCTAGTGGGATAGGAATTCAAGGTAATGTTGACCCTGGCATTTTATTCGGAAACAAAGAATCAATAAAAGAAAGGATAGATAATACTTTCAATAAAATTAAAGACAGGAAATATATTCTTAATTTGGGTCATGGGATTTTACCTGGGACTCCAGAAGAAAATGCTCAAACATTTTTTGAATATGGAAAAAAACTCACTTACTAG
- a CDS encoding CocE/NonD family hydrolase — MYDSRWFDKSLVLRDGVRLTSRIWLPNGNGPWPALLMRQPYGREIASTITYSHPTWWASKGYMVIIQDVRGMGSSEGVFNGFKQEASDTSETHDWVRALKECNGKLGLYGFSYQGFTQLIGESNSMPPDCLSPAMTGMNIKDHWCSDGGAYWWHNNIAWGLQIAALKMKRENNLSEWGKIRLALENKSYLIEGIDILKKYDPNSFVLLWLNNLSNASSFEEFKPISSWIKQPMLIIGGLWDPHLKGAFDLYKKSKEAGGNPEIIIGNATHLNWWEGSQESLLKFFDKHLKSDEIFNFMDIKTEKKIWNISLNKWEELNNKSQPEFIFGLKSDGKANIDIEDESLTIKSKGSGWFTIVNDPWRPTPSDGGHLGPNPGKFNRNIIDKRLDVGVFQTNSFEEDQYFKGVPTLEIPVKSDQPNFDICLALSLVEESDEKANQFSTGFLRVKNSKISEECIYQISMQPTNICLIKGSKLRLSISAAAYPAIGVNPGFGDGNIGAPSANHRIITLSFNLNKTFMKMNPFF; from the coding sequence ATGTATGATTCAAGATGGTTTGACAAGTCTCTAGTACTTAGAGATGGAGTCAGACTTACATCAAGGATTTGGTTACCTAATGGTAATGGGCCATGGCCTGCATTATTAATGAGACAACCTTATGGGAGGGAAATAGCGTCGACGATTACCTATTCTCACCCTACATGGTGGGCTTCCAAAGGATATATGGTAATAATTCAGGATGTTAGGGGGATGGGCTCTTCTGAGGGAGTTTTTAATGGTTTCAAGCAAGAAGCTAGCGATACTTCAGAAACACACGATTGGGTAAGGGCTCTCAAAGAATGCAATGGGAAACTTGGCTTATATGGTTTTTCATATCAAGGATTTACTCAACTAATCGGCGAATCAAATTCAATGCCACCCGATTGTTTATCTCCAGCAATGACTGGGATGAATATTAAAGATCATTGGTGCTCAGATGGGGGGGCATATTGGTGGCATAACAATATTGCATGGGGACTTCAAATCGCTGCATTAAAAATGAAAAGAGAAAATAATTTATCTGAGTGGGGGAAGATAAGATTAGCGTTAGAAAATAAAAGTTATCTAATCGAGGGAATTGATATTTTAAAAAAATATGATCCTAATAGCTTTGTTTTGCTATGGCTTAATAATTTAAGTAATGCTAGCTCGTTTGAAGAATTTAAGCCAATTTCATCATGGATTAAACAACCAATGTTAATTATTGGAGGACTTTGGGATCCACATTTAAAAGGTGCCTTTGATCTTTATAAAAAATCTAAAGAAGCTGGCGGTAATCCAGAGATAATTATTGGGAATGCGACGCATCTAAATTGGTGGGAGGGATCACAAGAATCTTTATTAAAATTTTTTGATAAACATCTAAAATCAGATGAAATTTTTAATTTTATGGATATTAAAACTGAGAAGAAAATATGGAATATTTCATTAAATAAATGGGAAGAATTAAATAATAAATCTCAACCTGAATTTATTTTTGGGCTCAAAAGCGATGGTAAAGCAAATATAGATATTGAAGATGAAAGTCTGACCATAAAATCAAAAGGATCAGGATGGTTCACAATTGTTAATGACCCATGGAGACCTACTCCATCTGACGGTGGTCATTTAGGTCCAAATCCTGGAAAGTTTAATAGAAATATTATTGATAAACGCCTTGATGTAGGTGTTTTTCAAACCAATTCTTTTGAAGAAGATCAATATTTCAAAGGAGTTCCAACATTAGAAATCCCTGTAAAAAGTGATCAGCCCAATTTTGATATCTGCCTTGCTTTATCTCTAGTTGAAGAAAGTGATGAGAAGGCGAATCAATTCTCAACTGGATTCTTAAGGGTTAAAAACTCCAAAATAAGTGAAGAATGCATTTATCAAATATCAATGCAGCCAACAAATATTTGTTTAATTAAAGGCAGCAAGCTTCGCTTATCAATATCTGCTGCTGCTTATCCCGCTATTGGAGTTAATCCTGGATTTGGGGATGGAAATATTGGAGCACCTTCAGCAAATCATAGAATTATTACTCTAAGTTTTAACCTTAATAAAACATTTATGAAAATGAACCCTTTTTTTTAA
- the glgB gene encoding 1,4-alpha-glucan branching protein GlgB → MIETNQADWINSEAINLENCCNENPLNILGPHFYEEQWVIRVWMPEADEVKINFKNKTYKAESINHKWLFEAILPENPNSNYRISISRGGITHTQHDPWSYREEWMGEVDRHLFAEGNHHHIWKKMGAHLIENKNQKGVMFCIWAPNAKSISIIGDINSWDGRHHPMQKRLGGIWELFMPTMKEGDVYKYEIRTQQGHIYEKADPYGFLHEIRPQNGSIVSKLKNFNWNDSSWITNRDSSSQINKPISVYEMHLGSWLHESTDNKYLEDNGNPRDPVPAADLKPGTRLLTYPELSEKLIPYVKERGFTHIELMPISEHPFDGSWGYQVTGWYAPTSRFGTPNEFRAFVNKCHEEGIGVILDWVPGHFPKDKHGLAFFDGCHLYEHGDSRIGEHKEWGTLIFNYSRNEVRNFLVANLVYWFEEFHIDGIRVDAVASMLYRDYLRPDGEWIPNENGGNENTEAVKFLQQANHVLFQHFPGALSIAEESTTWPMVTQPTDMGGLGFNLKWNMGWMHDMLDYFEIDPWFRQFHQNSVTFSITYNYTENFMLALSHDEVVHGKSHLLHKMPGDDWKKYANTRALLTYMWTHPGKKTIFMGMEFGQRQEWNVWDDLQWDLLEFEPHKGIRNLIDDLNSLYKNEAALWKNDFDPYGFQWIDCNDTSNSVISFMRRENDTNEWLVVVANFTPNTHGSYKVGVPVEGFYKEIFNSDGSRYGGSNKGNMGGKETINYNIHDYQNALELALPPLSVSIFKHQSKK, encoded by the coding sequence ATGATAGAGACAAATCAAGCAGACTGGATTAATTCAGAAGCTATCAACCTAGAAAATTGTTGCAATGAAAATCCATTAAACATATTAGGTCCTCATTTTTATGAAGAACAATGGGTCATAAGGGTATGGATGCCTGAAGCGGACGAAGTTAAAATAAATTTTAAAAATAAAACTTACAAGGCCGAAAGCATAAACCATAAATGGCTTTTTGAAGCAATCCTGCCTGAAAATCCAAATTCTAATTATAGAATAAGTATTTCACGAGGAGGGATCACACATACACAACATGACCCTTGGTCATATAGAGAAGAGTGGATGGGAGAAGTTGATAGGCATCTTTTTGCAGAAGGTAATCATCATCATATTTGGAAAAAAATGGGAGCACATCTCATTGAAAATAAGAATCAAAAAGGAGTCATGTTCTGCATTTGGGCTCCAAATGCAAAATCAATATCGATAATTGGAGATATAAATTCTTGGGATGGAAGACATCATCCAATGCAAAAAAGATTAGGGGGAATTTGGGAACTATTCATGCCAACAATGAAAGAAGGAGACGTATATAAATATGAAATAAGAACACAACAAGGTCATATTTATGAGAAAGCTGATCCATATGGTTTCCTTCATGAAATCAGACCTCAAAATGGTTCAATAGTTTCAAAATTGAAAAACTTTAATTGGAATGATAGTTCTTGGATTACAAATAGAGATTCCTCTAGTCAAATTAACAAGCCAATTTCAGTTTATGAGATGCATTTAGGAAGTTGGCTCCATGAATCAACAGATAATAAATATCTTGAAGACAATGGGAATCCTAGAGACCCAGTTCCTGCTGCAGATTTAAAACCCGGGACAAGATTATTAACTTATCCAGAATTAAGCGAAAAACTCATCCCTTATGTAAAGGAGAGAGGATTTACTCATATTGAACTAATGCCAATATCTGAACATCCTTTCGATGGTTCTTGGGGATACCAAGTTACAGGCTGGTATGCACCAACAAGTAGATTTGGCACTCCTAATGAATTTAGAGCATTTGTAAATAAATGTCATGAAGAGGGCATAGGTGTAATTCTTGATTGGGTACCTGGGCATTTCCCTAAAGACAAGCATGGTTTGGCATTTTTTGATGGTTGTCATCTTTATGAACATGGGGATTCACGCATTGGTGAACACAAAGAATGGGGAACTTTAATCTTTAATTACAGCAGAAACGAAGTAAGAAATTTCCTAGTAGCCAATCTCGTTTATTGGTTTGAAGAATTTCATATTGATGGCATACGAGTAGATGCTGTTGCTTCAATGCTTTACAGAGACTATCTAAGACCAGATGGAGAATGGATACCTAATGAGAATGGTGGGAATGAAAATACAGAAGCCGTTAAATTTCTTCAACAGGCCAATCATGTACTCTTCCAACATTTCCCAGGGGCACTTTCTATTGCTGAAGAATCAACAACTTGGCCAATGGTAACCCAACCAACGGACATGGGAGGATTAGGGTTTAATTTAAAATGGAATATGGGCTGGATGCACGATATGCTCGATTATTTTGAGATAGATCCTTGGTTCAGACAATTCCATCAAAATAGTGTGACTTTCTCAATAACATATAACTATACAGAGAACTTTATGCTTGCTCTCAGTCATGATGAGGTTGTCCATGGGAAAAGTCATCTTTTACATAAAATGCCTGGTGATGACTGGAAGAAATATGCAAATACTCGAGCTTTACTAACTTATATGTGGACCCATCCGGGTAAAAAAACAATATTTATGGGAATGGAATTTGGACAAAGACAAGAATGGAATGTTTGGGATGATCTTCAATGGGATTTACTAGAATTTGAACCTCATAAAGGTATTAGAAACTTGATTGATGACCTAAACTCACTTTATAAAAATGAAGCTGCGTTATGGAAAAATGACTTTGATCCTTATGGATTCCAATGGATTGATTGTAATGACACATCTAATTCGGTTATAAGTTTCATGAGAAGAGAAAACGATACCAATGAGTGGCTTGTTGTTGTTGCTAACTTTACACCTAATACTCATGGTTCATACAAAGTAGGTGTTCCTGTAGAAGGATTCTATAAAGAAATATTTAATTCAGATGGCTCTAGATATGGGGGCAGTAACAAAGGAAATATGGGGGGTAAAGAAACTATAAATTACAATATCCATGATTATCAAAATGCTCTAGAACTTGCTTTGCCCCCATTAAGCGTGAGTATCTTCAAGCATCAATCAAAAAAATAA
- a CDS encoding DUF4332 domain-containing protein: MNSSTFLDFLPTNFRHEKAFFIQNNLTNFDKLSNLSDLDINEVQRKSALCTLNNLKKIRAIAIFKKEIDISPPEAYLLLHCGIASIKSLSLTTPYELERKIGRLERSLRVKTETQITFAVLKKWVKRANQIYKSI, from the coding sequence ATGAACAGCAGCACTTTTTTAGATTTTTTGCCAACTAATTTTAGACATGAGAAAGCTTTTTTTATTCAAAATAATCTAACTAACTTTGATAAACTAAGTAATCTTTCAGACTTAGATATAAATGAGGTTCAACGAAAATCCGCACTATGTACATTAAATAATTTAAAGAAAATTAGAGCTATAGCTATTTTTAAAAAAGAAATTGACATTTCTCCACCTGAAGCATATCTACTTTTACATTGCGGTATTGCTTCTATTAAATCATTATCACTAACTACACCTTACGAATTAGAACGCAAAATCGGGAGATTAGAGAGAAGTCTTAGAGTGAAAACTGAGACACAAATAACTTTTGCTGTCCTAAAAAAATGGGTTAAAAGAGCCAATCAAATCTACAAATCTATTTGA
- a CDS encoding translocation/assembly module TamB domain-containing protein translates to MKKIRSLNLNTKILLGGIILSLGFLGTFLLNNFIRDNYNSRKSELEDSIENFINKKVTLGNYSGIRFLGFSLGNSKIIDKKNIDSGIKTKNLYVGIMPLRSFFKQKWVVKIRPEQAEINIDRDFFKREKSYENARIKKISKSKYELNFKFNKYSTLKLKNAGLKTKVSGNVIYKSSNRQIIANVKSNFDDNGSLKFKLNTKLNQDFLRLDLFSRGLNLENSEYVIGNRKISFKKGNFKSNFKFNKLSTETFCKGRFSFTNLKITPEAFSENINSDTTTFFCKDNNLIGYSKKLNYGTLTSNFSLNVPLNKSSNNIDLKGSIGYIDSLNPDIKLSGNIPYWFDRRGINFGDIDSSFRINRTQLSNLNIFRNNDIRGFITAKGKLKGKISDPDISINFNLDYPHYKGIRIREIWEGDIKNDNNEFLLNMKNRYSPIPSFLSVKFDSELKLDNANFVRVFNSNKGTIAIVKEDDSYNWRADNFPLDELELSISKNQFGRINGIINGAGSISSYGTYLDGRLAWSLGKYRNIKLANSLFDFSFKNNSYYVSSSLYPIDGGIIEVEYDSNKNNLINSEFTNISTSWTILTAVDIFNFDNKKGIPISKSNILDDLEINKVNNSFKEKIDFIKNFLENSNALEEKFNLQKYLSKFRSRYNGKITIQGDSPLNYKLNAKLNGYLDVSGDDYKNNKEEFSIDLKGGLLTGKGSLNIEKLPLSAANIFLKKPRDFLGGLDMNLLYDLDKKSFSSEISSNNSSIKNNKILFNRGLIEFNNSFFDIDFSLLINDSDVPIDIKGSIPINKSDNLDLRLIGNGKFIELIDIFADEYFTFKEGDVNLRMIIKGTLDKPILNGFVAIKDSEIDFYNNIIKDINSLIIFDFDTLEIKNLTAQVEDSGNIFIRGSLPFYSQNDLEKAEINLKTNKFTLKKDNFNFLIDSNIDLSGSFESPVLGGYLSFNNGFINFNSTNQNNKKEVNIKRKEEKKDWPELYWNNNKNIEIISNETILNSVLLGENLPNYLNDLSFNNLKLKLGPEFKLQYSDIVQAYLDTKLDLNINGTVGKDLNARGLIYLKKGRANLYTTPFKLDKNKDNYILFASRSGVVPFINFSLVSKVPDSIIPIRENNQDSNIISADLDADETSSGFGAFGIGNTRLIKIEASYEGFLDQLSFEDENKRIQLRSTPSYNRSQIIGLIGGNSANLINRAFISQLNNADAFSERFQLSLYPALIENNDSLNNIFSNESLDIEDDGQSSSNEEFSSQAWVAELGLDITDAINFAFQTVPGRDDLSPTGILTFQANPNLELLGSYDANGDWKSQVQLFFRY, encoded by the coding sequence TTGAAAAAAATTAGATCTCTAAATTTAAATACAAAAATTCTATTAGGAGGAATTATTTTGTCCTTAGGATTTTTAGGCACCTTTTTATTAAATAATTTTATAAGAGATAATTATAATTCTAGGAAATCAGAACTTGAAGATAGTATTGAGAATTTTATAAATAAAAAGGTTACTTTAGGTAATTATTCCGGTATTAGATTTCTAGGCTTTTCTTTGGGGAATTCAAAAATTATTGATAAAAAAAATATAGATTCTGGCATTAAAACTAAAAATTTATATGTAGGTATTATGCCTTTAAGATCTTTTTTTAAACAAAAATGGGTAGTAAAAATAAGGCCTGAGCAAGCTGAAATTAATATAGATAGAGATTTTTTTAAAAGGGAAAAATCTTATGAAAATGCTCGAATTAAAAAAATATCAAAATCAAAGTATGAATTGAATTTTAAATTTAATAAATATTCAACTCTGAAGCTTAAAAATGCAGGATTAAAAACAAAAGTCAGTGGTAATGTTATTTATAAGTCAAGTAATAGGCAAATCATTGCAAATGTAAAATCAAATTTTGATGATAATGGGTCTTTAAAATTTAAATTGAATACAAAGTTAAATCAAGACTTTTTAAGGCTGGATTTATTTTCTAGGGGCTTAAATCTTGAGAATTCTGAATATGTTATTGGGAATAGAAAAATTAGTTTTAAAAAAGGAAATTTTAAATCTAACTTTAAATTTAATAAATTATCAACTGAAACATTTTGCAAAGGAAGATTTTCTTTTACTAATTTAAAAATTACACCCGAAGCTTTCTCAGAGAATATAAATTCAGATACAACTACTTTTTTTTGTAAAGATAATAATTTAATTGGATATTCAAAAAAACTTAATTATGGAACTTTAACTTCAAATTTTAGTCTTAATGTTCCATTAAATAAAAGTTCTAATAATATTGATCTTAAAGGAAGTATTGGATACATTGATAGTTTGAATCCAGATATAAAATTATCTGGTAATATTCCTTATTGGTTTGATAGAAGAGGTATTAATTTTGGTGATATAGATTCTAGTTTTAGAATAAATAGAACTCAGTTATCTAATCTAAATATTTTCCGAAATAATGATATCAGGGGTTTCATTACTGCTAAAGGAAAATTAAAAGGAAAAATTAGTGATCCTGATATTTCGATAAACTTTAATCTTGATTATCCTCACTATAAAGGTATCCGCATTAGAGAAATATGGGAGGGAGATATAAAAAATGATAATAATGAATTTCTGCTAAATATGAAAAATAGATATTCTCCAATCCCTTCGTTTCTTTCAGTTAAGTTTGATTCTGAGCTTAAATTAGATAACGCAAATTTTGTAAGAGTTTTTAACTCTAATAAAGGGACTATAGCGATAGTCAAAGAGGATGATAGTTACAATTGGAGAGCTGATAATTTTCCTCTTGATGAACTTGAATTGTCTATAAGCAAAAATCAATTTGGTAGAATTAATGGAATTATTAATGGTGCTGGATCAATATCTTCTTATGGGACTTATCTTGATGGGCGACTCGCATGGAGTTTAGGTAAATATAGAAATATTAAGTTAGCGAATTCATTATTTGATTTCAGCTTCAAAAATAATTCTTATTATGTAAGTTCTTCATTGTATCCAATCGATGGAGGCATAATTGAAGTCGAATATGATTCAAATAAAAATAATTTAATCAATTCAGAATTCACCAATATAAGTACCAGTTGGACTATCCTCACAGCGGTTGATATTTTTAACTTTGATAATAAAAAAGGTATTCCAATAAGTAAATCGAATATTTTGGATGATTTGGAAATAAATAAAGTCAATAATTCCTTTAAAGAGAAGATCGATTTTATAAAAAACTTTCTTGAAAATAGTAATGCGCTAGAGGAAAAATTTAATTTGCAGAAATATTTAAGTAAATTCAGAAGTAGATACAATGGAAAAATAACTATTCAGGGCGATAGTCCACTCAATTACAAATTAAATGCAAAATTAAATGGCTATCTTGATGTCTCTGGAGATGATTACAAAAATAATAAAGAGGAATTTTCTATTGATTTGAAAGGAGGATTGTTAACAGGTAAAGGTTCCTTAAACATCGAAAAACTACCACTAAGTGCTGCAAATATCTTTTTGAAAAAACCAAGAGATTTTCTTGGTGGTTTGGATATGAATTTACTTTATGATCTTGATAAAAAATCTTTCTCTAGTGAAATTTCTTCCAATAATTCATCAATAAAAAATAACAAAATATTATTTAATAGAGGACTAATTGAATTTAATAATTCTTTTTTTGATATTGATTTTTCCTTGCTAATAAATGACTCTGATGTACCAATTGATATTAAAGGCTCAATACCTATAAATAAATCAGATAACTTAGATCTAAGATTGATTGGGAATGGGAAATTTATTGAGTTAATAGATATTTTCGCTGATGAATACTTTACCTTTAAAGAAGGTGATGTGAATCTTAGAATGATAATAAAAGGAACCCTAGATAAGCCTATCTTAAATGGATTTGTCGCAATTAAAGATTCTGAAATTGATTTTTATAACAATATAATAAAAGACATTAATAGCCTGATAATTTTTGATTTTGATACTTTAGAGATCAAGAATCTAACAGCACAGGTTGAAGATTCTGGAAATATTTTTATAAGAGGGTCTTTGCCTTTTTATAGTCAAAATGATTTAGAGAAGGCTGAGATTAATTTGAAAACGAACAAATTCACTTTAAAGAAAGATAATTTTAATTTTTTAATAGATTCAAATATCGATTTAAGTGGATCATTTGAAAGTCCTGTTTTGGGTGGATATCTATCTTTTAATAATGGATTTATTAATTTTAATAGCACCAATCAAAATAATAAAAAAGAAGTCAATATTAAACGAAAAGAGGAAAAAAAAGATTGGCCAGAACTTTATTGGAATAACAATAAAAATATTGAAATAATTTCAAATGAAACAATTTTAAATTCCGTTCTTTTAGGAGAAAATTTGCCTAATTATTTGAATGATTTGAGTTTTAATAATCTTAAATTAAAGCTTGGACCAGAATTTAAACTTCAATATTCAGATATAGTTCAAGCTTATTTAGATACCAAATTAGACCTTAATATAAATGGAACTGTAGGAAAAGATTTAAATGCTAGGGGGCTTATTTATCTTAAAAAAGGTAGAGCGAATCTATATACTACCCCGTTTAAACTTGATAAAAATAAAGATAATTATATATTATTTGCATCAAGAAGTGGTGTAGTTCCATTTATTAACTTTTCTTTAGTTAGTAAAGTTCCAGATTCCATAATACCTATACGTGAAAATAATCAGGATTCGAATATTATATCAGCTGATCTTGATGCAGATGAGACTTCAAGTGGTTTTGGAGCGTTTGGAATTGGCAATACAAGGCTTATCAAAATTGAAGCTTCCTACGAAGGATTTCTAGATCAATTATCTTTTGAAGATGAAAATAAAAGAATCCAACTAAGGAGCACTCCAAGTTATAACAGGTCACAAATAATAGGCTTAATTGGAGGTAACTCCGCAAATTTAATAAATAGAGCATTTATTTCTCAACTTAATAATGCGGATGCTTTTAGTGAAAGATTTCAGTTATCTTTATATCCAGCTTTAATAGAAAATAATGATTCTCTTAATAACATTTTTTCTAATGAAAGTTTAGATATAGAAGATGATGGACAATCATCTTCTAATGAGGAATTTTCTTCTCAAGCTTGGGTAGCTGAACTAGGACTTGATATTACGGATGCGATAAATTTTGCCTTTCAAACCGTTCCAGGTAGAGATGACCTTTCACCTACAGGAATTTTGACCTTTCAGGCTAATCCAAACTTAGAATTATTAGGTTCTTATGATGCTAATGGGGATTGGAAAAGTCAAGTTCAATTATTTTTTAGATATTAA
- a CDS encoding DUF2518 family protein: protein MSFFELLENTPKIFGFFGIFLFICTVAAFIFNFGFKFRIIGATIFSLLLSLSSWAFIQSYTDKVVIEDAKYVPIVYDNGFDLIIAKAEDDFPEESIEPTLEQLSKNLRKGSRSGANVKIKIRKLEKISDGVSKPVVIGEVQKNVKMN, encoded by the coding sequence ATGTCTTTTTTTGAACTATTGGAGAATACACCCAAAATCTTTGGATTCTTTGGAATATTCCTTTTTATTTGCACAGTAGCAGCTTTTATATTTAATTTTGGTTTTAAATTTCGAATAATAGGAGCAACCATTTTCTCATTATTACTTTCTTTAAGTAGTTGGGCATTTATACAAAGTTATACCGATAAAGTAGTGATAGAAGATGCAAAATATGTCCCAATTGTTTATGATAACGGGTTTGATTTGATTATTGCTAAAGCAGAAGATGACTTCCCAGAAGAGTCTATTGAACCCACTTTAGAACAATTATCGAAAAACCTCAGGAAAGGTAGCAGGTCTGGTGCGAACGTAAAAATAAAGATAAGGAAACTTGAAAAAATTTCAGATGGTGTAAGTAAGCCAGTGGTAATTGGAGAGGTTCAAAAAAATGTCAAAATGAATTAG